CAAAATTCTCCAAACACCATACTCTCAATTCTCTGCTTTCATTTTCTGCGAGCATATCCAATGATTTGGTAAATTCCTTCTTGAAGAGTTCATGGCTGAAGCTTACTTTCCTAAGGATGATCTTGCTGTATTCTAACCAAGAGGTTTTAGTTTTTATTTTCATTGTTGATTTTTTGATTATTACTTATCAATCACAACGGGTACAGATTCCTGTATTTTCATGGTATTTGGGTTTTGATTTAATGTATCTGGCTATAATCGTAGAACCTAACATTCTTTTATCAAGAGCCCATAGTGTCAGCTATGGCTAACCCGACAACTATTAGAATCAAAATCAACCAAATACCCCATTTCAGGATCTTTTTCCCCTTAGATGGTGGTGACTCTTCACCAACTCTACAACATGCCTTCATGTGCTTATTATTTCTGGTTTTAAGCGTAATAAAATCCCTGGTATGGATCCAGTGACCAGGGACTCACCGCTTACTTAATCACTTCTTTGTTTTCGCCACATGTCAGCATTGCATCACCGAAGTAAGGGTTTTTAATCTCTTCAACCGAGCTTAGCCAGTAGGCACCCTCATTGTCTCTGGCCATGGGACAAAATTGATAGTAGATTGTTTCTCCCACCGTACCGAACATCTTTATTGCACTATAAAGAGCATCGTTGAAATCAGCATAAGCTAGTCGCTGCTTTTTAATGTCCTTAGATGATTCTATTTTATCTAATGATTCAGTAAGTGTCTTTAACCCACTCATCCAATGGTTGTGCATTTCACCCTTGACCAGGCTCATGTTTACCTTTTTTAAAGCATCTTGTACTTTTGAAACTTCAGCATTAGCCTTGGAAGCATCAGTGGCCAGAAAAGCTTGCTGCAATATCAACTGAGCTTTATAAACTTCTGTTAGCTGCTTCTTGAAGTTCTCATCCACAGACATGTCCATTTTCATGGTGTTCTCCGTACTGCTTGTTTCATGGCCTTCATGTTCAGGAGCCGATGGCTTCTTTTCTTCACTGGTGCCTCCATGGTTATGCCCCGTGGATACTTTGCCACCTTCAGGGTTCATCATGCTCTTTTCACCTTTCAACTGCGCAGCAGCATCAATTTTAAATACTCCATTTGATGCAACCATTTCGCCTTGTTGCAAGCCAGATTTTACTATGTAGTAGTCACCGGCTTCCGCACCAAGTTCGATTTCCCTGAATTGGAACATATTGTTGTGGTCGCTGGTCATTACATACACTACGGCTTTTTTACCTGTCCACAATACAGCTGATTTAGGCACAACCAATTGATCTCCTGATCCAGGCAGCATTGTTTTCAATAATCCCGCTGCTAACATTTGGGGCTTGAGTAATTCACCTGGATTTTTCAGTTCTGCTCTTACCCCCGCTACTCGGGACATCCTGTCTAGCACCGGATCAATGAAGGTCACAGTGCTTTCAAATTCTCGATCTGGTATGGATTTAATTCTAAATTTGATCTTGTCATGCAGTTTGATCCAGGGGATGTCGCTTTCATAAGCATCAAACATTACCCATACATGTCGCAGGTCTACCACTTCAAACAATGCAGACCCCTCTTTTACATAGTCACCAAGTGTTACATGGCGCATGGTGACTGTACCTGTGATGGGTGACAATACGTCAAAGTAGAAATCAACATCTCCTGATTCCTCAATCGCGGCAATCTGCTCTTCTGTTAAGTCCCAAAGCTTTAATTTGTTGCGTGTGGCTTTATAATAGTTGGGATTTGTTTCCTTCAACTTCATTGCTTCGAACAATTCCCTCTGTGCCGTGACTAGCTCTGGTGAGTAAATCTTAGCTAAGACTTGTCCTTTTCTCACTTTTTCGCCTGTAAAGTTTACAAAGAGCTTTTCGATCCTTCCAGGATACCGAGAAGTCAATTCTGAAATCTTCCGCTCATCTGCCATAACCTTCCCTGGTAAATACACTTCTTTATATGGAGCTTTCTTTTCGATGGTACTCATCTCAACCTCTGCGATTTTCATAGCAGCATTAGAAAGTTTGACCGTGAATTGTGCATCTCCATCTTCATCTCCTTCATCTTCCAGGGGGATAAGTTCCATTCCGCAAATAGGGCAGCTCCCAGGCTTGTCTGCTTTTATTTGAGGGTGCATTGAGCATGTCCAAACTGTTCCATCCTCATGTTCCTCTATTGAATGTTCTTCGGGGAGCATCTCAGCAGATTTTGAACCTGAACCACCGAAAAGGAGCCATCCCAATAGAACACCTACAATCAATACTCCTATATTGATTAGCAATTTCTTATTTTTTAAGGCTTCTAATATTTTCATCTTAAAGTTGTTTTCCTGTTAAATAATTGATGTATGCCACGAAAGTGTTCTGATCGGCACGTGCTTTTTCAAGCTCCAGTTCGTATCTAAGTAATTGTCGCTCCATGCGCAATACTTCTTCGAAATCGCTCCCTGCTGTCGTGTATTGTGCGATAAGGATATCAAGCGATTGATTTGCATATCGCATCAGTCTCTGATACAAGCCCACTCTTCTGACCGCATCCGAATAGTCTCTCCATCCCTTTTCCAGGGAAGTCTCAAGCTCATTCGTCTTGTCCTCTTTTTTATAGGTAACTGATGTCCTTAGAAGTTCTTTCTCCTTTACCATCGACTGATACTTTTTCCTGTAAAGGGGGATTCGAACTCCTACTTGGGGAAATATCAAAGCGTCTTTCCCATTATCCGGAATATCCACACCAGACCTTGGTGAGATATTGGTGTAGGAAACTCCAAGGTTGAAAGAGGGTAACCCCATTTTTTGGGCGACATCTATTTCAGCATCCAGAGCTTGTAACTCGAAATCCAGGCCTCTAAGAAGTGGGTTCTGAGCAACGATTGAGTCCAGCAGGATATTTTTCCCTTCCGAAAAGGCAATAGTTGCCAACGAATCAGGAATGGCAATATCCAGTGGATTTTCGGTATTCAGCAGTTCATTGAACTTTGCCTGAATTGGGGATCTTGTGTCTTGGAGATACAACAATTGGTTGTTCAGTTCTTCAAGATCCATTTCTACTCGCAACAGATCAACAGCGCTTCCGGTGGCAGATTCCAATCTGACACTGGCTAGCTCACGGAATGACTCTAAGAGAACAATATTCTCTTCGACAATATCAATTGCCGCTTCCAGCACATATAAATCGAAATACTCGGAACGAACATCAAAAAAGAGCCTGTTTTTGGTCTCCTCAAATGCTTCGAAGCGAGCTTTTGCCAATTGTGCAACTGCTCTTTCCTGTGACTTCAACTGGCCAAACCATGGAAAGGCCTGACTTAATGATATACCAGCATTTTGAGCACCAACCCGTGTTTCTACCGGACTAGTGAAAATATTGAACATCACAGTGGGGTCTGGCAAAGCCCTTGCCTGCGGCATCCGCTCCAATGTGGCCAGGTATTGATTGAAAACTGCTTTAAGCTCAGGGTTATTCTCTGCTGCTATTTTCAGGTACTCAATTGTAGGGTCTTGCGCTTCTTGTGCATTGACTTTGGTGACAATCAGAAGAAGTATCAAAAGCCAGCTATAGGTGTTTTTTATAGTAAATTTCATCTTATGCTGATTTAAGTTGTTTTTTGACTAATCGTTCCTGCCACATGCAATAGAGGACGGGCACTACGAATACCGTAATCACTTGTACAAGCATCCCTCCGAAAGTAGGGATGGCCATAGGAACCATGATATCGGAACCTTTACCCACTGAAGTAAAAATGGGTAACAAGGCAATGATGGTCGTTGCAGTAGTCATGATTGCCGGCCTGATCCTAAGCTTGCCTGCATGTAGTACTGCCGCTCTTACACCTTTTATATCTTTCGGCTTTTCTTCAGCAAAAATTTGCTTTAGATAGGTGGCCATAATTACCCCATTATCGGAAGCAACTCCGAACAAAGCGATAAAGCCAACCCAAACTGCCACACTGAGGTTGACAGTGTGTACCTGGAAGAGGTCTCGCATATTGTTACCTGCCAGGGAAAAGTTCATAAACCAATCCTGACCAAATGCCCATATAAGAATGAATCCTCCAGCGAAGGCCACAAAAACACCCGAAAAGACCATGGATGTTGCCGGTACATTACCGAATTGGAAATACAAAATGAGAAAAATAGCAAGCAAACAGACCGGCACTACTATGGCTAATCTTTTGGTGGCCCTGATCTGGTTTTCGTAATTACCAGTGAATTTGTAGGATACACCTGCTGGAAGCATAAATTCTCCTGCATCCATTTTGGCTTGTATGAAGCGCTGAGCCTCTTCTACAACATCCACTTCCGCATAACCTTCTCTTTTATCGAAGATCACATAACCATCCAGAAAAGTGTCTTCACTTTTGATTACTTGTGGTCCTCTTCTATAGGTGATTTCGGCAAGTTCTCCTAATGGAATTTGTGCTCCGGAGGGAGTTGGGATAAGTACGTTTTTCACATCTTCCGGATTGTCCCTGAACTCCCTGGCGTACCTCACCCTGACAGGAAATCGTTCTCGACCTTCAACTGTAGTGGTCAACTTGATTCCACCGATGGCCACTTCTATGAAGTTTTGAATATTCTTCATGGTAAGCCCGTATCTCGCAATAGCATCTCTGTCAACATCGAACTCCAGGTAGGGTTTCCCTACTATTCTATCTGCAAAAACAGATGAAGATTCGATACTTGGCACCTGTTGCAAGATTTTCTCAAGATCCAGACCTACACGCTCGATAGTCTCCAAATCTGGCCCAAACACTTTGATGCCAATTGGGGCTCGCATACCGGTCGAAAGCATAATCAAACGTGTTTGGATGGGTTGCAATTTTGGCGCTGAAGTCATGCCTGGGACTTTGGTAGATTTAAGTATCTCCTGCCAAATGTCGTCTGGTGACTTGACATGATCTCGCCATTGTCGATAGTATTCGCCTTTTCGTCTATCCACAACCAGTTCCTCGTTTTGCACAATTCTGAAACCATCTTTTTGTGGATGATAAAATGAACCGTCTTTTAAAACATAGTTTCCATCCGAATCTGTTTTGAAACGTAACCTGTGCCCATTTTCATCTACCATATACTCCGGTTTGTAGTTAATGGTATTTTCGAACATAGAAATAGGGGCTGGATCCAATGCTGAGTTTACCCGACCCCATTTACCAACTACAGATTCCACTTCCGGTATTTGCGCTACATAGGCATCTACCTTTTTTATCACGTCAATGTTCTCTTCTATTCCCGAATGCGACATGGTGGTTGGCATCAACAGATAAGACCCTTCATCCAAAGCAGGCATAAATTCTTTGCCTGTTCCTGGAAAAGTTTCATTAATACCTTGCCATAAACTGGTTTGTCTGATTTGCCAACCCATCTTTTCGGCACCATTTCCTACAAATCCGAAAAAGCTTTCAAAACCACTCCATGATAACATGCCCCATAGAAAAATGACGATTGGAGCCATTAGGAATTTCCATTTATTCTCAAGACACCATTTTAGAATAGGGGTATAGAACTTTACTACCGCAAGTAGCAGACCAAGGACAAGAACTATCACGCCAATGACAAAAATGAAATTAGCAAAAAGGCTGTTTTGAGATCCCAAAGGCAGCCATTCGCGTGTCAGGAAAATGGCAACCGTTGTGATGATGATCCCTATGTTCAGGTATTCATGAATCCATTTCCTGTTTTCAGGAAGGTATTTTTCCGCTAGGTTGTTGATCCCCAAAGCCAAAAGAACAATTCCTAGCCAGCTACCTGACCAGAAGAGCACTAATATACCAAGAGCAACAAGTGCAACATTCCATATTCTTTTGGTTCGATCTTTACCTATCTTTATAGAGAATAATGAATGGGCTAGTGCCGGAATTACCACAAGGCCTATAAAAAGAGCGGCCAGCATAGCAAATGTTTTAGTGAATGCCAATGGTTTGAATAGCTTGCCTTCGGCGGCCTGCATAGCAAAAACCGGTAGGAAACTCACTACTGTAGTGGTAAGGGCAGTGATCACAGCTGTAGCTACTTCGGTAGTGGCCTTGTAGATTACCTCCAGCTTTTGCTTTCCTGAAATGCCTTTATTTTCCGGCAGATCCAAGTGCCGGATTATGTTTTCTGTAAATACTACACCGACATCCACCATCACTCCAATGGCGATGGCTATCCCCGACAAGGCGACAATATTTGCATCTACACCTGCGTATCGCATGACAATGAAGGTCATCAACACTCCAAGCGGCAACAGGCTTGAAATAAGAATAGAGGCTCTTAGATTAAACACCACGATAATCACTACAATGATGCTGATAAGTATCTCTTCAGAAAGGGCTTTTTCCAGTGTGCCTAGTGTCTCCTTGATCAGTCCTGTTCTGTCATAGAACGGAACTATGGTGACCTTGGAAACCGTTCCGTCAGGAAGTACTTTTGACGGCAGTCCTGGTGAAACTTCCTCGATTTTCTTTTTCACATTTTCAATGACGGCTAATGGATTTGCTCCAAAGCGGGAAACCACCACAGCACCTGTAGCTTCAGCCCCACCTTTGTCCAAGCCCCCCCGTCGCGTTGCTGGCCCGAAATGCACTTGGGCTACATCTTTGATCCGAATAGCTGTATTGTTGTGCTGAGTGATGACGGCCTTTTCCAAGTCTTCCAGGTTCCGTATATAGCCCAAACCCCTCACAAGGTATTCGGCATTGTTGACCTCCATCGTCCTTGCACCCACATCCAGGTTACTTTCCTTGACGGCCTTCATGATTTGGGCAATGTTGACATTGTATTCTTTCATTGCCACCGGGTCAATATCTACCTGGTACTCTTTCACAAATCCTCCAATTGCCGCTACTTCAGACACACCGCTTGCAGAAGTCAGAGCATAACCTACGTAGAAATCCTGTAGGGTCCTTAATTCCTGTGGATCCCAACCTCCGGCCGGTTCACCTGTTTCAGGATTGCGACCTTCCAGTGTGTACCAGTAAATCTGGCCGAGGGCCGTAGCGTCAGGTCCTAATGCCGGCTGCACTTCTGAGGGGATTATACCAGCAGGTAGGGAATTCAGCTTTTCAAGAATCCTCGTTCTGCCCCAGTAGAACTCTATATCCTCCTCAAAAATGATATAAATGGTGGATAGGCCGAAAATGGAATTACTTCTTATGGTCTTAACTCCTGGTACCCCCAATAGGGCTGTAGTTAAAGGATAAGAAATTTGATCCTCAATGTCCTGCGGAGATCTACCCATCCAGGTGGTAAATACAATTTGCTGGTTTTCTCCTATATCAGGAATGGCATCAACAGGCACTGGATCTCTTGGAAACCAGTCCATTTTCCAGTTGAAAGGGGCTGTGGACACTCCCCATCCTATAAAGACTAGTACAATTAATGCTGTAACCAGCTTGTTCTCTAAAAAGAACCTGATTAGTTTATTAAGCATAATTAATATGATTTAATAGTTAGACGAAACAAAAAAGTGAAGCCCATCTAATGGTCTAGGACAGACCAAAAGGGCATCTAAAATGTTGTGTAGCTATTTTAAAGAAGAAAAGACTGATACCTGGTGAGTCTGTCAGGAACAGTCAACGGGTGTAGGAGATAGGTATTATCTATAAAAGTGGAACGTATAACTACCCGAACAAGTGAGGGGTATGTAATGGTATAAAGTAATACTTGTTCAGGAGGATCTACACTTTGAAATGAGATTTGGGTGTTGTCATCATGCTGAACTACCTCATGCTCCAATTCACAACAGGGCGTTGGCATATCCATCCCTTCACAACATGAATGTAGTTCTTCGAAAAAAGCGGTTTCTACCAGCTCGCCCCCACAAAAATGTTTAGCCATTACCACTCCTCCTGATGAGGATAGGATAAGAAAACTGAAGAATATGGCTAAAAATCTTTTCACGTAAAATATTTACTTCTGGTATCTCAAACGTAAAGCTACCTTTTTGGATGCATTGAAAAGTTACGAAATTTTTGTTAATGTTTATGATATTGTGTCATACTTGATAGACAAGAGTCTTAAACGTAATAGGCCATTTTTCCTATTAATTTAAAATCTCTTTCGAGCAGGAATACTGATTGTCAAAATAATTAAGGAGTAAAGGACAAAAGCCTTTAGTGGTCTATTGAGTAATTTGGTCATTGTTCCCATTTATATCCTGTTCCGTAAATGGTTTTGATGTATTCCCCATAACCTTTCTCTTTCAGTTTTCTCTTTAGGTTTTTGACATGGGCGTACACAAAATCATGGTTGTCAAACATATCAGCGAAATCACCTGAAAGGTGCTCGGCTAACGCTCCTTTTGAAAGGACTCTATTCTTGTTACCAATGAAAAAGAGAAGTAGGTCGTATTCTTTCTTTGTTAGATTAAGAAACTGATCATGAACCATCACTGTCTTTGCATTGATGTCAATGGTCAATTCTTTTTGAACAATTATAGTGTTGCTATCAAATTGCCTTCGCCTAATCAATGATTCTATTCTTGCTGCTAATTCTGCTTGATGAAATGGTTTGGCGAGATAATCATCTGCTCCAAGTTTCAGCCCTCTTACTTTATCTTCAATTGCATTTTTAGCTGAGATAATGATTACACCATCTTGCTTGTTCTGCCTTTTGAGCTCCTCAAGAATAGTAAGTCCGTCTCCTCCCGGGAGCATAAGGTCAAGCAGGATACAATCATATTCATACGCATACACCTTCATTGCTGACTGGAAATCAGACGCACACTCGCACCGATATTGCTCATTGGCAAGGTAGTTTACCATATCTTGAGCAAGCTCTTTCTCGTCTTCTATGATTAGGATTTTCATTAATGCAAACTACGAATTCAATTTGGAAGAAATTTGGAATTTAAATACTCTTTTAACACTCCTCCAACTCGCAGTTCTCATCCTTTCCTTCAAACTCAATAGTGACATGATTGATGGATTCATCTATGAGATGATTTCTCACTTTCTCTTTTAGCTTGGCTTGCTCTGAAAGTTTGTAGTCATTATCTAGTCTAAGATGAAGAGTAAGAATGTTGTACTGACCGTCCATTGACCAAATGTGGCAATCGTGAATATCCATGACTGCTGGTATGTTCTTTAGCTTTTCTCTGATGTCCCCAATAGATACTTCACGTGGTATGCCTTGTAAAATCACAAGCATACTCTTTCGAAGATTTTTAAAGACATTATGTAATACAAAAAGCGAGATGAGTACTGAAAGAAGTGGGTCTATGAATGGAGCATCCGTGTACATCATGATGATGCTACCAATCAATACAGCTACCCAGCCTAATACATCTTCTAATAAATGAAGTGAGACTACTTTTTCATTTAGAGATTCTCCTTTCCTTAGCTTGAAAACTGCCGCCCCATTGACCACTATTCCTAAAATGGCTAGGTACAACATACCTTGAGCGTCAGTTTCTCCGGGATTGAATAGTTCTGGAATAGCCTTGGTCAAAATGAAAATGGAACCAACTAGCAATACGACGGAATTGATGATAGCCCCCAGTAATGAGAACCTTTTGTATCCATACGAAAAAGCCTTAGTGCGTCCTTTCTTTGATAGCCTTTGGAAGTACCAGGAAAGTCCTAAACTCAGGCTATCACCTAAGTCGTGCAAGGCATCTGAAAGGATGGCCAAGCTGTTGGTATAAAGGCCACCGATGATCTCTATAATGGTAAAGCTGAGATTGAGGAAGAAGGCCACTTTTACATTGCCCCCTGAGTGATGATGTGAATGGTCGTGCTTGTGTCCCATAGTTTTTCATTTTAATCTAAATACCCGATCGGCAAAGCGTCGGTTAAACGGGTTCGATATGAATATGTACATCAATAATTTGAGGAAAACCTTCAATTAGCCTATCCTTAACTTTATGAGCGATCATATGCCCATTCTCTACCGTAAGCTCGCCATTTACCCAAATGTGTAGATCAACATGGTAGGCAGTGCCCATTTTTCTGACATGACATTTCTCCACTTTTTTAACATTCATAATTTGCTCTGCGAGCAAGATAATCTGCTCATGAAGTTCAGGTTCCAATGACTCATCTAATAATTCACCAACAGCATGTCGGCCGATCCCGTAGGCATTGTAAATAATAAAGGCAGCTGCGATGAGTGCTGCGTAATCATCCGCAACTTCATATCCCTCCCCACCCCAAAGTGCAATAGATATTCCCATGAATGCGGCTACCGAAGTAATGGCATCACTTCTATGGTGAAAAGCATCTGCTTTTACTGCTTCACTTTGTATTTCTTTTCCTGCTTTCAACACAAAACGATATAGTAGTTCTTTTGTAATCACCACCACCACTAAAATAATTAGGGTAAATGGTGCGGGAGTTTTATGAGGACTTTGAATGTGGAAAATGCTGTCTTTTATAATGATAAAGGCTGCACCCACAAGTGCCAGTGAAATTCCAAGTGCCACCAAAGCTTCCGCCTTACCGTGTCCATACGGATGGTTTTCATCCGCTGGCTTGGTTGACCATCTCAAGCCTAACCAAAGCATCCCGGACGTTACTACATCAGTGCCCGATTCTATTGCGTCAGCTATAAGTGCATAAGAGTTACCAAAAATTCCTCCAAGCGCTTTTACTATTGCTAATACTGCGCTTATAATAATTCCAATTAGGGTTGTTTTCAATCCTTTTTCAGAAATAGCGTTGGGATTTCTTTTACGCTTCATTTTATGGAGATTAATTGTTCTGATTCAGTTTTTAATATGGGTTTAATACCCATATCGGCATTTTCAATGTTCTTAGTTTTTTACCCTGCCAATTCAGTCATGCGCCTTTTCAGTATTTCTAAAAACAAACGGGTACGCACCCGTATGTTTCCAAAGAATAACTAAGCTTAAACAAACACCGACAGGATGTATAACAGTGTCGCTATTGGAAGGAATATTTGATAGAAGTTCATGTTCTTGTAGCCTAATTAATGTCCGTGACCACCACCCTCTTCTTCAGTATTTTTGGCCTTTGCCAACAGCGTGAAAGCACCTTTTGTAACCAGCTTTACCTCGTTGTATCCCAACGAACTATTTATTAGTTCAACTTGCGCAAAGCCATCTTCAGTATTACCAACAACAACTTCCAACATGTCAAAAGAATGAATTTTTTCATCTCCTTTTTTGGACGTTTCAGTATATGCAAAAATGAAGTGCTTGCCACCAAAACGAACAACGGCTTGTTCAGGCACAGCCCACACTTCTTGCATGTCCGTCTCAATTTTGGCCGAAACGTACATTCCTGGAAGTAAATTTTCATATTTCTCTTTCAGATGTCCGTGTACGGTTACAGAACGATCTTCGCGAACACCTCTTCCAATTAAAAAGACTTCTGCCTCACGCCATTGATCTGGTGTGTTTGCCAGAGAAAAACGAATGCGTTGACCATCTTTAACCTTAGGAATATCATTTTCATAGACTGTTAGTTCTACATGAAGATCGTCAGCATTAGTTATATCCATGATCACATCCTTGGGATTGATGAATTTACCAATATTGGTATACACCTCTCTTACATATCCGGATACAGGAGCATAAATATTCACTGAGGTAGAAACCTTTCCATTACGGATACTTGTTGTGTTTAACCCGATGAGTTTCAGTCTAGCTACCATCGATTTGATTCGAGCTTCATTAGCTAAATAGGAACTCTTGGCCTGTTGAAATGATTTTCCTGAAGCTACCTTTTCGTTGTACAACTTTTGTTGACGGTCAAATTCTGCCTTCAAATACTCTTGATTAGCTAAGCCTTCCAGATAGTCTTGTTGATACTGAATAAATTCAGGGTTTTCTATTACAGCTAACAACTGTCCCTTTCTTACCTTTGTACCAGGCAACATATCAATAAACTTTATGAAGCCACCATAGGGCATATTAATTGAAATATTGCTCTGAGGGGGAACGTCTATCATTCCATTCACCTGTAATTCAGATCCAATATTTCTTTTTTTAATCGACCCTAACTCTAACTTTGCCTGATCATATTGTGCCTGAGTAAGTTCTACTTCATTTTCTTCCTCATGATGTTGAGCTTCTTGCTCTACTTTTGATTGAGACTCACAGGCAATTACTACCAATGCCAATAAAGTATGGATAAATATGCTTTTGATATACTTAAATGAATTTTTCATTGTTTTCTTTTTTTTATTAATGAACTCCTGAAATGAATTCAATTTGTATAATGGTCTGGTTGTATTGATCTAGTAAATCCAGATATTTGAATCGTACATCAAGGGATCTGCTGAGTCCTTGCGTATACTCTACATAACCAATTGCTCCACTTTCAAACCCTTTTTGGGCTTGCGTAAGAATCAATTCTGCCTGTGGAAGTGCATTGGTCTGATAGAATTCTAAACTATTTTGGAATTTATTAAACTGCTGAACAAGTGATGTCATTTCACCTTTTAATTCATTAGATGCAGCTTCATACCTAGCCTCACTTTCTTGCATTTTCAATTCACTCTTTTTAATACTAGAAATGTGTGACTTTGCACCAAAAATGGGAATAGCAATACCTACCTGAACCCCTGTAAATCGATCGCTAGAAGTATAGTTTATAGGGTTGCCATTGATATCTTGATTTGGACCATTCAACGATTGATTGAAATAACCAATTGAAAAATCTGGCATAAAACGGGATTGTTCTAAGGACTTTTCTCTTTTGGCTACTTCTATTTGTTGCTGAAACCAAGCCAAAGTAGGATTCGCAGATAAATCGGAATTTTCTAACAAAATCTTGAGTTCTCTGGTCTTTAACTCTTGAGCCGCTATGTCCACGAGCTCCTCGGTATTCAACAAGATCCCCAAATGAGTTTGAAAAATTTCAATATCAGATCTATTTTGTTCGAGCAGCATTTTTATCTCGGCCACTTGGGATTCAGCTGTGGCCTTTTCTAAAAGATTACTTTCGCCTGTTTCATAGCGTAGTGTAGCTGCCCTTACGAAACTCTCATAGATACTATCTTGATCAAGGAGTAGATCTCTCTTACTTTTTTCCAACAGTAGCGTGTACCAAACCGATTTTACTTGTCGTACCATTTCATTCTGCGTTGCAGTACGCATCCATTCACTAGCCTCAATTTTTGCTTTGGCTAACTTGTTTTGATTGCTGTAAACCGTTGGGAAAGCAAAATTTTGACTGATATTGAATTGGTTGTCATCATCAAAGACGCTGTTATATTGCCCATGTGTCAAACTAAAATTCGTATTAGGCAAATTCCAACTCGACCCTTTTTGCGTAATCTCCTGTTCTGTTTGAAGCGATGCCGCTTTCAGTCTGGGATTATTGGCAATAGCTGTTTGAATGGCTTCATCCAAAGATGTATAAGTCGTGGTAACCTCTTGTGCGCTTACCTGCACAGCTTGGCAAAGCAGGAGGCCCATGACCAATAAAGGTGTAAATACTTTTGATTTCAACTTGACTCCTCTTTCTAAATAATAGTACAGAATTGGCA
The sequence above is drawn from the Reichenbachiella sp. genome and encodes:
- a CDS encoding response regulator transcription factor — encoded protein: MKILIIEDEKELAQDMVNYLANEQYRCECASDFQSAMKVYAYEYDCILLDLMLPGGDGLTILEELKRQNKQDGVIIISAKNAIEDKVRGLKLGADDYLAKPFHQAELAARIESLIRRRQFDSNTIIVQKELTIDINAKTVMVHDQFLNLTKKEYDLLLFFIGNKNRVLSKGALAEHLSGDFADMFDNHDFVYAHVKNLKRKLKEKGYGEYIKTIYGTGYKWEQ
- a CDS encoding cation diffusion facilitator family transporter: MGHKHDHSHHHSGGNVKVAFFLNLSFTIIEIIGGLYTNSLAILSDALHDLGDSLSLGLSWYFQRLSKKGRTKAFSYGYKRFSLLGAIINSVVLLVGSIFILTKAIPELFNPGETDAQGMLYLAILGIVVNGAAVFKLRKGESLNEKVVSLHLLEDVLGWVAVLIGSIIMMYTDAPFIDPLLSVLISLFVLHNVFKNLRKSMLVILQGIPREVSIGDIREKLKNIPAVMDIHDCHIWSMDGQYNILTLHLRLDNDYKLSEQAKLKEKVRNHLIDESINHVTIEFEGKDENCELEEC
- a CDS encoding cation diffusion facilitator family transporter — its product is MKRKRNPNAISEKGLKTTLIGIIISAVLAIVKALGGIFGNSYALIADAIESGTDVVTSGMLWLGLRWSTKPADENHPYGHGKAEALVALGISLALVGAAFIIIKDSIFHIQSPHKTPAPFTLIILVVVVITKELLYRFVLKAGKEIQSEAVKADAFHHRSDAITSVAAFMGISIALWGGEGYEVADDYAALIAAAFIIYNAYGIGRHAVGELLDESLEPELHEQIILLAEQIMNVKKVEKCHVRKMGTAYHVDLHIWVNGELTVENGHMIAHKVKDRLIEGFPQIIDVHIHIEPV
- a CDS encoding efflux RND transporter periplasmic adaptor subunit, whose protein sequence is MKNSFKYIKSIFIHTLLALVVIACESQSKVEQEAQHHEEENEVELTQAQYDQAKLELGSIKKRNIGSELQVNGMIDVPPQSNISINMPYGGFIKFIDMLPGTKVRKGQLLAVIENPEFIQYQQDYLEGLANQEYLKAEFDRQQKLYNEKVASGKSFQQAKSSYLANEARIKSMVARLKLIGLNTTSIRNGKVSTSVNIYAPVSGYVREVYTNIGKFINPKDVIMDITNADDLHVELTVYENDIPKVKDGQRIRFSLANTPDQWREAEVFLIGRGVREDRSVTVHGHLKEKYENLLPGMYVSAKIETDMQEVWAVPEQAVVRFGGKHFIFAYTETSKKGDEKIHSFDMLEVVVGNTEDGFAQVELINSSLGYNEVKLVTKGAFTLLAKAKNTEEEGGGHGH